One Stenotrophomonas maltophilia R551-3 genomic window, TCCCTTTTCCCATCGAAAAGGGATCTGCCCCCGGATCTCCAGCGCCCTGCGACCCCCATTGACCATACGCGTGCATACGCGCACGTACAGACGACACGGCATGTTCCCCCTTATCATGGCCCGCTTCGATTGCAACAAGCGGATGACCGCGTGACCGTATCCACCCTCGCTTTTGTCTTCCCCGGCCAGGGCTCGCAGTCTGTGGGCATGCTGGCCGAGCTGGCCGAACTGCACCCGCAGGTGCGTGAAGCCTTCACCGAGGCATCCGATGGTGCCGGCGTCGACCTGTGGGCGCTGTCCCAGGGCGGCCCGGAGGAAATGCTCAACCGTACCGAATACACCCAGCCGGCCCTGCTGGCCGCAAGCATCGGCGTGTGGCGCGTCTGGAATGCCGTGGGCGGTCCGCGCCCGTCGGTGCTGGCCGGTCACAGCCTGGGCGAGTACAGCGCGCTTGTCGCCGCTGGCGCGCTGAGCCTGCACGACGGTGCGCACCTGGTGCGCCTGCGCGGCCAGCTGATGCAGGAAGCCGCGCCGGCGGGCGTCGGTGCCATGGCCGCCGTGCTCGGCGCCGAGGACCAGCTGGTGCTGGACGTCTGTGCCGAAGCTGCGGGCAGCCAGGTGGTAGTGCCGGCCAACTTCAATTCACCCGGCCAGATCGTGATCGGCGGCGACGCCGATGCGGTCGACCGTGCGCTGGCGCTGCTGGCCGAGAAGGGCGTGCGCAAGGCGGTCAAGCTGGCGGTCAGCGTGCCGTCGCATACGCCGCTGATGCGTGAAGCCGCCAACCGCCTGGCCGAAGTGATGGCCGGCCTGTCCTGGCAGGCACCGCAGCTGCCGGTGGTGCAGAACGTCGATGCCAAGGTCCATGACGGTATCGACGCGATCCGCACCGCGCTGGTGCAGCAGTTGTACCAGCCGGTGCAGTGGACCGGGTGCGTGCAGGCGCTGGCTGGCCGCGGCGTCACCCGGATCGCCGAATGCGGCCCCGGCAAGGTGCTGACTGGCCTGGTCAAGCGCATCGACAAGGCCATTGACGGCCGCTCGCTGGCCACTCCGGGCGACTTCGAAGGCGCCCACGAGGCGTGGTCGGCCTGATTGCCCCTGTTCCTGCCGACCGTGCCGGTCGCCGCTGCAAGCGGCATGGGCGCGGCGGCCGTCCCAGCCTGAGGAAAACATCATGAGCAAGCCCCTGCAGGGTGAAATCGCACTGGTCACCGGTGCCAGCCGCGGCATTGGTGCCGCCATCGCCGATCTGCTGGCCGCCCAGGGCGCCACCGTCATCGGTACCGCCACCACAGAGTCCGGCGCTGCCGCGATCGGTGAGCGCCTGGCTGCCCACGGTGGTCATGGCCGTGCCTTGAACGTGACCGACGCTGCCGCGCTGGACAGCGTGCTGGACGGCATCGCCAAGGAATTCGGCCCGATCTCGATCCTGGTCAACAATGCCGGCATCACCCGCGACAACCTGCTGATGCGCATGAAGGACGAGGACTGGGCGTCGATCATCGACACCAACCTGACCAGCGTGTTCCGCACCAGCAAGGCGGTCATGCGCGGCATGATGAAGGCACGCAAGGGCCGCATCATCAACATCGCATCGGTGGTGGGCGTGACCGGCAACGCCGGCCAGGCCAACTACGCGGCGGCCAAGGCCGGCATCATCGGCTTCAGCAAGTCGCTGGCCAAGGAAATCGGTTCGCGCGGTGTCACCGTCAATGTGGTCGCTCCCGGCTTCATCGACACCGACATGACCAAGGCGTTGCCGGAGGAAGCGCGTACCGCGCTGATCAACGACATCGCTCTCGAACGCCTGGGTTCGCCGGAGGACATCGCCCATGCGGTGGCCTTCCTGGCCGGCCCGGCTGCCGGTTACATCACCGGCGAAACCCTCCATGTGAACGGTGGCATGTACATGCCGTAAGCAAGGGGCGCAGGGATTGCGCCGCAAGTGGTTGATCTGCTGAGGTTTTTGCTGCGATGCAAGGCCGCGCTGGTTTCCACTACACTATCCCACGGCCATCGCCTTTGATGGCGACCACTTTTGAACCACAACTCCATCTGGAGCGAGATCCCATGAGCACCATCGAAGAACGCGTCAAGAAAATCGTCGTCGAACAGCTTGGCGTCAAGGAAGAAGAAGTCACCACCAGCGCATCGTTCGTCGATGACCTGGGCGCTGACTCGCTGGACACCGTCGAGCTGGTGATGGCCCTGGAAGAAGAATTCGAGTGCGAGATCCCGGACGAAGAAGCCGAGAAGATCAGCACCGTCCAGGCCGCCATCGACTACGTCAAGGCCCACGTCAAGGCCTGATGTCAGACGGCAGTGCGCGCGCGGGCTCACGCTCGCCGCGCACCGCACCCCATGGGGCCGCTGTTGCGGCCCCGTGTGTTTGAGCATCACATCGAAGCAAACCGAGTTACCCGTAGAAACCATCCGGGTCAGGAGAAACAGCAATGAAGCGTCGCGTCGTCGTAACCGGCCTGGGTATCGTCTCGCCGTTGGGCAATGATCTGGCCAGCAGCTGGGAAGGCATCACCCATGGCCGTTCGGGCATCGGTCCGCTGACCAACGTTTCTGATGCCTATCTGGATCGGTTCACCACCAAGATTGCAGGTGAAGTCAAGGGATTCGACATCACCGCCGACAACGAACTGTTCGGCAAATTCCGGGTCAGCGGCAAGGATGCCAAGAAGATGGACCCGTTCATCCATTACGGCCTCGGTGCCTCGTTCATGGCCCTGCATGATTCGGGCCTGGAGATCACCGAAGCCAATGCCGATCGCATGGGCGCCATCGTTGGCGCCGGCATCGGCGGCCTGCTCGGCATTGAAGAGCAGACCATCGAGTTCCACGAGGGCAAGAAGATCTCGCCCTTCTACGTGCCCAAGACCATCATCAACATGCTGCCGGGCCAGCTGAGCATCATCACCGGCCTGAAGGGCCCGTCGTTCTCGGCGGTGTCGGCGTGCGCGACCTCGAACCATTCGATCGGTACCGCGATGCGCATGATCCAGTACGGCGATGCCGACGTGATGGTGGTCGGTGGTGCCGAGCGCGGCTCCTCGCCGACCGCAGTGGGCGGCTTCTGCGCGATGAAGGCCATGAGCACCCGCAATGACGCTCCG contains:
- the fabD gene encoding ACP S-malonyltransferase translates to MTVSTLAFVFPGQGSQSVGMLAELAELHPQVREAFTEASDGAGVDLWALSQGGPEEMLNRTEYTQPALLAASIGVWRVWNAVGGPRPSVLAGHSLGEYSALVAAGALSLHDGAHLVRLRGQLMQEAAPAGVGAMAAVLGAEDQLVLDVCAEAAGSQVVVPANFNSPGQIVIGGDADAVDRALALLAEKGVRKAVKLAVSVPSHTPLMREAANRLAEVMAGLSWQAPQLPVVQNVDAKVHDGIDAIRTALVQQLYQPVQWTGCVQALAGRGVTRIAECGPGKVLTGLVKRIDKAIDGRSLATPGDFEGAHEAWSA
- the fabF gene encoding beta-ketoacyl-ACP synthase II, whose translation is MKRRVVVTGLGIVSPLGNDLASSWEGITHGRSGIGPLTNVSDAYLDRFTTKIAGEVKGFDITADNELFGKFRVSGKDAKKMDPFIHYGLGASFMALHDSGLEITEANADRMGAIVGAGIGGLLGIEEQTIEFHEGKKISPFYVPKTIINMLPGQLSIITGLKGPSFSAVSACATSNHSIGTAMRMIQYGDADVMVVGGAERGSSPTAVGGFCAMKAMSTRNDAPEQASRPWDKDRDGFVLGDGAGILILEEYEHAKARGAKIYCELAGFGASSDAYHMTAPSENGEGAARCMVMAMKDAGVTPEQVGYLNAHGTSTPLGDLGETMAMKTAFGDHAYKMMVSSTKSMTGHLLGAAGGVEAIFSVMALQDNVIPPTINLQQPGEGCDLDYVPNEARRAKVDVVMSNGFGFGGTNGTLIFKRV
- the acpP gene encoding acyl carrier protein, with amino-acid sequence MSTIEERVKKIVVEQLGVKEEEVTTSASFVDDLGADSLDTVELVMALEEEFECEIPDEEAEKISTVQAAIDYVKAHVKA
- the fabG gene encoding 3-oxoacyl-ACP reductase FabG, with translation MSKPLQGEIALVTGASRGIGAAIADLLAAQGATVIGTATTESGAAAIGERLAAHGGHGRALNVTDAAALDSVLDGIAKEFGPISILVNNAGITRDNLLMRMKDEDWASIIDTNLTSVFRTSKAVMRGMMKARKGRIINIASVVGVTGNAGQANYAAAKAGIIGFSKSLAKEIGSRGVTVNVVAPGFIDTDMTKALPEEARTALINDIALERLGSPEDIAHAVAFLAGPAAGYITGETLHVNGGMYMP